In the Budorcas taxicolor isolate Tak-1 chromosome 1, Takin1.1, whole genome shotgun sequence genome, CACAGGACGTGCTTGCTCTCTCTGCTGAGATGATTTCAGTGGGGACCCAGGTTCCCCCTCCTTCTCTCCAAAAGCCATCACACTGAAGCCACTTCTCATGGTgaaccctgaggaaactcaggaaggaaaaggaTACCTGCTTTCCAGCAGCCATCAGATTGCAGCCACTCCCCactgtgagccctgaggaaactctaCCTTCCCTCTAGAAGCCATCAGGCTGCAGCCACTTCTCCTGGTGAGCCCTGAAGAAACTTGGGAAGGAGAATACCTGCTCtttagcagccatcagactgcagccactccccacgATGATCCCTGAGGAGACATGGGAAGGAGGACAGGATACTGGCTCCAGATGGTGAGGTGTGTATCAAAGGGGATGATAACAGTGAGATGGTTGGTGCATCTTCCCACACACaggaaagtgctaaattccttaactttgGATGCTGCCTCTTggttttgaaatcctaaaagattctTACTGAATAAGACATAACTCTCAACACCtagattgtaaatatttttatgtctaCACATATGAAGTAGAGACTTTCCAAAGAGCAACAAAAGATAAATCTCACATTCAGAACACTGGCACCAGTGGTGGGCTCTCCCCAAAAGAGGCAGCTGCTGGAGCAGTTAGAACAATCAGGCTCCCCTTTTCCATAAGACTGTGGAATGGATGCCGAGAGTGCAGAACTGTTACAGGGAAGAGCAAAATCTGGCTCCGTGTTGAATGCTtcactttaacctttgcttcctgTTGGTTTGTTTGCTACAGGGATACTGTCCATACATAGAGGCCTGCCTCAGgaaaccctgcccctctgcctttgTCCAGGACCTGTCCACCTGCGGGTGGCTACAGGAAGGGAGCAAGTAACACGTCTCTTCCTGAGGCtggccattccaggagatatttgccAGATTAATGGCCTTGTCACTTGATTTCCTCACCTCCCAGCTCGGTGTTCTATAAAAGAcactggcatccagaccctgacGAGATGGTCTCTTCGAGTTACTAGTCTGCTGTCTTCTCAGTCTGCCAGCTTTCCAAGTGAAGCCGTATTCCTTGCCTCAGCACCTCGCCTctgatttattggcctgttgtgaggcaagcagagtgagcttggacttggtaacaatcccacatgccttgcagccaaaaaatcaaaacataaaatggaagcaatattgtaaccaattcaataaagactctgAAAATGGACCATATCAGAAAGATCggaaaccaaaaaccaaaacgaACTCAGTGGTtgtctgaaatatttaaaaaggagTTAGTGCCCCTCTTGCCCATACCCCTGAAGCCACACTGGGCAGTTAGGCCCTGTCCACTCAGAACACCCTCTCCGGACCCCAGGAGGAGGTACTCTGCCCCCAGTGCCCACCTGGGTCTCAGGAGGTAGAAGAGACACAACCTAGGGGGTCTCTTCTCTAGTCCAGGGGAGCGTCACACCAGCCACCGTGTCTCCCTGCCCATAATAAATAGGGAGGGTAGTTGGCACCTGGGCGAGTGATGTTTGGGCACCTGGACAGCCTCGTCCTTGTGAGAGTTGATGGTAGTTGGCACCTGCGTGAGTGATGTTTGGGCACCTGGACAGCCTCGTCCTTGTGAGAGTTGATGGTAGTTGGCGCCTGGGCGAGTGATGTTTGGGCACCTGGACAGCCTCGTCCTTGTGAGAGTTGATGGTAGTTGGCACCTGGGCGAGTGATGTTTGGGCACCTGGACAGCCTCATCCTTGTGAGAGTCGATGGTAGTTGGCACCTGCGTGAGTGATGTTTGGGCACCTGGACAGCCTCGTCCCTGTGATTTGATGTGAAGACAGCACAGAAGGAGAACCAGCCAAGAAGGATCCAGTCAGAATAAAGGCCTCTTCACAGGGACCCTGTGAGACCCAAGCACGCACTCTGCCCACCCTGCTCCAGCTTTTGGGAACTGGCCTTTGTCATGCTCTGGGCAGGAGGTGGAGAGGACAACCTGGGCCTCTCTTCAACCTCCTGAGACCCAGGTGGGCACTGGGGGCAGCAGCACCTCCACCTGGAGTCCAAAGAGGGTCTCCTGGATGCACAGGGCCTAACCGTTCAGTGCGGCCGGTCCTTGTCCACAGTGCACTGACCTGCTGCAGGGTCTCGGGTCCCTGGCATCCAGCTCACCCATCGCCAAACCCAGCTTGGTGTCTTGGGAGCCCCTCACTGGCAGGTACCCAGGAGGTGAAAGCTGCATGCCCAGCGAGAGGGAGGAGAAGCCAGTGGGGCAGGGGTCCAGCATGGAGGTTCCAAGGCCCCTCTGCTCCCCAAGAACACCCAGCCCCGCCTGCCGTGGCCTTTCTCCTCTTCAGTATGTGTCTTTGTGGCTGATGTTGCCAAACACCTTCCTCTGAAAGAGAAAGCTCCATGGCCGTGGAAGGGGTGGAGGTGAGGAGGCGCTGTAACCCTAATCCCAGGAAGCTTCAGGACTAACTTCCCTGAGCCCTGAACATACTGCCTGTTACATCTGTACCAACGGAGGCCAAGACCCGGACAGATTCTCTGTGGAAACACTTTCCATGTCCAAGAAGAGGACCAACTGAGGCCAAGATCTGGGCAGGTTCTCTGTGGAAACACGTTTTGTTTCCAACAAGAGCACCAACTGAGGCTGAGATCCAGGCAGATTCTCTGTGGAAACACTTTTCTGTCCAACAAGAGAGGGTTATGTTAACCTACAGTCGAGCCCCGAGATGTGGGAAATGCTGTAGCTGTGGAAACTGCAGGGAAGGCGTTTGAGAGGCTTCTTCCTGGGCGGCTCTCCTGAGGCCTCTGGAGTTACTGGACCCAGAGGGGGAGCACTCTCTCCTCACTGCAGGCCAGACGGTGCCCCCAACCTCACAGCCCCGCTCCCCCACCTCCCTAAGCTCAACAGAAACCCCAGGTCACGAGGCCAAAGCGCAGTCTTCTTGGTGAGCAGAGCAGAGGCTGGTGGGAATGGGGGTGGAGGCTGAAAGTTTTCGTAGAAGAAAAACACACGTGTGTTCCCGTGTGTGGTGGCCATATGCTGCAGTAATTGGTGTTCCCTACACATTTATGGGTGGGTTttagtttctgtattttctaaatgtctttttttcttcttaaacagCTGCATATTACGAGAAAATTTTTGCAATCAACCACGAGAACTAGCAAAAtaagatctttgttttttttttctttcgctAAAATGTTGCCGTTTTCTATGGTGACAGAATATCCATTTaattggctgcgctgggtcttagctgtggcaggcagggtcttcagttgcggcatgtgggatctagtgccctgaccagggattgaacctggcccccctgtgttgggagctcagagtcttagcctctggaacAGCAGGGAATGCTGCAACCTCCTACTtaaaaaagcttatttatttacttttggctatgctgggtcttcctgctgtgcgggcttttctctggctgcagggcgtgggggctgctctctcgcTTCTGTGCGGAACTTCTCACCATGCTGGCTGCTCCGGCTggaagcacaggctccaggcacttttctctggttgcagggcATTTCTGTGCGGAACTTCCCGCTGTGCTGGCTGCTCCGGCTGGAAGCACAGGCTCAGGCACTTGGGCTGCAGTAgctgtgcacgggcttagttgctccacggcacatggggtcttcccagatcagggattgaacccgtgtctcctgcattggcaggtggattcctaaccgcagcaccaccaaggaagtcattcCCCTTCCCACTTCCTGCCAACATCccactttaaaaaaagactaaaaataatctGTTTAGTACGTTTTCAGGAGTCTGAGCTCTGAGGTCAGCGTCTGTGGTGTCATTCTCCCAAAGGCATCTTGGCTTCAGATACTGCTTGGGCTCGTGAGTCTGGCGGGTCTGACGGCTGAAGACAGGCTTGGCCTCTGGAGCTCTGCCCTCACCGACTCACCCAGGGTCCAGAGCCCCGGCAGCCAAGCAGAGCCGCGTGCCGGCGGGGCTGGTACAGCCGTGGGGCCGCTGCAGTCAGGGTGGAGCGTGAGGCGGAGGCAGCTGGCTGTCCGTCCCCGCGACTGCTGCACTCCTGTGTGCCCGTGCAGGGTGGTCACGGTGTCAGGTGAGGCCTGGCCACCATCGTGGGAACAGGATGGGACCTCAGACAGCTCACatccccactccccatcccccaGCTCAGCTTCAGATCGTTGCTTGTGGCTGCTGGCagctccctgggctgggaggctgTGTAAAGCACCAGCCCCGTTGCTCAAGGTCAGCTGAGACCCCCAGCTCTGGGGTCACACACCATCTCTGCCGCCGTGTAGGTCGTCCCACTTCTGTGAGGGAGGGCCTGTGTGGGGCTGCGGGTGATGGGGAATTTGGGGGTGTTGTGGGCTGGCCCATGAGTCAGCTTTttgaggggagagaggggagggagaagcTTTGACCTGCTCAGCCTTCCAGGGGATTCCAGGCCCAGCTCTGGTGGGAGGTACAGGTGAGGAGCCCCTGCAAGTTTCTGGGTCCCCACCGTTTTTCAGGTGAAGCCCCTCTGCCTGAACCAGCCCTAACTCTCCCTCCCGTGGCCCCTGCCTCAAGCCACAGAAGATGGGGAGTTCATGTGGCTTCCCTTCCTGTAGGGAAACCAAGCCACAGACAAACGTGTTCCTTTAAGAAAGCGTGAAAGAAAGCAGAAGATAACAGTGGGTGGTCATTACTGACACGGTTCATGTAGAGACGCTTTGGAAGCCTGGCACAGGAGGGAACTGAGGGCCGTTGCCCCCAGCCCTGGAGCTGGCACCCTCCGCCCCCCCCATCCCATGGCCCACTCTCCCCTTGGTGTCTTCTGGTGAGCGGGCGGACTTCAGCCTCCTGAACCCCTTCTGGAAGGATCAGGATAGGGCAGAGGGCATCCACAGAGGGGAGGGTGTGGCCGGCTCTTACGAACGCCGTTGCCTCCGCTGGGTCGGAGCTCAGTTCTGGGTCGAAGCAAGCGTGGCTTCCTGGTTCGGTCCCCACCTTCACTCACCAGGGGAGGACTTTGTGTCCACCTTGTCCCCACGTGCAGCCTGGTCATCCTGGGACCCGTGCTGTGCGCATCTGCTCTGCTCACAGCTCACCCCGTGGTCCATCAGACTTCACTCATAAAAGGGAAGTGTATGGATGAAGTATTCCCTAGTTAAGAATTTCAAGGTCACAGCAGCATTGAGCAGAGCACGTGGGCACAGGTATGAGGCCGTGCATAGAGAAGCTGTGGCGTGGGCTTCGAGGACCCTCCatgtgggggtgggatgggggccgGACAGGGGTTTCCTGCACACACGGCTCCAGGTTTTGTTCTCGGCAGGGTGGACGACTGTCGGAGTCTCTCGGACGACTGGAGTGGCTCTGGGGCTGCCCAGCTCAGCAGGAACGGCAGTGGTGGGAAAGGAGGTCGCCCTCCCTTAGCACCCCTGAACTCACACCCCCTCATCAGGGCAGCCGAGTGCCTAAACGGCCCCTTCCCTGTCTAGCTCTGAAGACCTGGATGGTGTGGGGGCTGAAGGACACACaggaaacaaaattctgtaaagcaattatccttctattaaaaaataaaaaaagatcgaagaaaaaaacacagagaCCAGCAAAGGCGGGGCTTGCATTCTCAGCCAGCCTCTGCCAAATTCTGCCTGTGCTTACGCGTCAGACCAAGATGCTGGTGCTCCCACCCTGTATCACAGATGAGAATCGAGACACAGACAGGTTGAGCatcttgccccaggtcacacagctgctgagTGCAGGGCTGAGAACTGGACCCCTGTGGTCGAATCTGGAGTCCAGATGCTGTGATGACCCTGAGGGAGCGGCAAAGACCAGATGGCCCACGCTGAgccaggcacacacatgcacacacactcatgtgCACGAGGCCTTCACTCTGAGGCTACAGACGTCAGAGGAAGACAGAGGGCAGCCAGGAGAGGCCAAAGGAGAGTCGAGGTCTATGAGGAGGAGAGGCCACACTTCCCAGGAGGCCGGGGGATTCTCTTCCCTGGTGAGTCTGTCTCAAACCCTAGATTCCTCTCCCTGGACCCAGGAACAGACTGTCCAGTGACCTAACTGAGTTGGCTCCAGAATTATGCCTTCCCAGGGCTTCAGCTACCACTGGACCCCACTGCTGTCAGTAATAAGGGGGAAATGAGTACATAGTCTGGGCTTCAGATTTGTTTGGAGACAAAGTTTATTAGGAGTACAAAAAACCACGAGGGCAGCTGGCAGGAATATCTCCAGAACACTTGAGAAACCCTCTGCTGTTTTCCTACCTCCTCTCCTGTCATGAAAGTGGAAGGTCTATCTAATCAAGTAATTCTGTGCTGATAacactctttctttaaaatatttatttatgtatttatttattcagctgcgctgtgtcttagttgcagcatgtgggagctagttccccAGTCAGGTACTGAACATGGGTCTCTGCATTGGAGTCTTGGCCCcgggaccacctgggaagtctctccTCATACTGTTGGGGACTGTAACGGGTCACAGGCCTCCTCTGAGGCCCCCTTAGAGCTGAGGCATGGGGTGGCTGCAGTAATCCTCCTGTGGCTAAAACGTGGTTTGTTGATCATGATTCATTCACACTCCCTGCACACATAGGGCTTCTCCCATGTGTGTCCTCTGGTGTCTGATGAGATGTGACTTAACACTGAAGCTTCGCCCACACTCCCTGCAAACATagggcttctcccctgtgtgtgtcctctggtgTGTGATGAGATTTGACTTAACACTGAAGCTTTGCCCACACTCCCTGCAAACATagggcttctcccctgtgtgtgtcctctggtgTCTGATGAGGACTGACTTCTGACTGAAGCTTCGCCCACACTCCCTGCAAACATagggcttctcccctgtgtgtgtcctctggtgTCTGATGAGATTTGACTTATCACTGAAGCTTCGCCCACACTCCCTGCAAACGTagggcttctcccctgtgtgtgtcctctggtTTGTGATGAGACTTGACCTATCCTTGGATCCTTGCCCACACTCTGTGTACTTGACTTTTATAATCCCTGAGACCCCTGCCCCCATGAGTAATTTGCCCGTGTCCTCTGGATTCAGTTTCTGGCTTGTGCTGGGCTCTTCTGTGATTCTCTCATGCACCCGAGAAGCCCTCATTTGTCCTCTGGGTGAGTAGGAGGAGGCCCTTGAAATCCTCTTCAGCCTTATGCTTTTCAGCAAAGGTTGGGGCCTGTCCTTGGCCCCGTGACCCTCAGGTTTGTCACTTGGGCTGTGTGGATCGGAATATCGCTGCTGCTGATTTTGATTGCCTGGGCAGGGATCCTCTGGTTGGAGGTGGTCTCTTGCAGATGGTCTCAGGAGGGTCTGAGAGGGGTGACTGCGTTGGATGTGTTGGCTGAGGAATTTCTGACTGGAGAAGGCCAGAGAGCAGAAGGCACATGGGTGGATCTCGGGCTTCGGTTCTGCTGAGAGAGGAAGCTTTTGGTCAGGTGGCTGGTTTGCCGTGGTGAGGCCCGCCCCACTAATCATCTTAGTGTGGGCAGTGCACGGTTTGTCTCCCATCAGGTGCGTCTCTACAGTCCACTTTCCATTCCATTCTTATTCTCTGCATCTACAGAAATCCAGGAGGCTTGTGTCAAGGGCCTTTTCTACATATCACCCAGACTAGGGACCTTCCAGCAGCCGCAGAGGCAGCATCTCTCCTGATAGAGGTGGATCTGCAGGAGCCTTTCCCTGTGTGTAAGCATCTGAAAAGTCATgtcacagtggccacaggaatttTACCCTACTGAGAGATAAGACTTGATGACTCAGGGGGAATCCTCCTGAGCGGCTCCCTGGGAGGGAAAGGGTCTATTAAGTCAGGGGCACCTGGCCTGGAGCTCTCTGCATATGGGCAGCAGCACAGGGGGTGGTTAGAGCAGGTGCGAGTGAAGCTGACTCTGCGGCTCCTGGCTCACAGAGCGGGCTCCGTGCCGGTCTCTGCGGGAGGTGGGCTCAGGCTGGACGAGGCCGGGCGGCCCCGGGCCCACCAACTGCCGGCCTCTGGCTCCTGCTGCCCCCACTGGCTCACAGATTGCTCCTCTCTGTTTCCCACAAATCATAAATAGAGGCATGTCCTTTCTCAAGCCTCACCAGTATTCATACctcacttatttcactcagtctTAGTCCATTTAACATGCACTAGGAAGCCCTGTTTAAAAATACATCTCCAGCCAGACTCCTCACACCCTCACTCGCGAGCATCTTCAGCCAGCCCACTCTCCCCTCATGTCTGGCAGTGAACTGACCTCTGAGGGGACTCCCCACTGCTGTCTCTTCCCAAAAATGAACCAAAGCATCGTCTTAGCACAGAGAACATGCCGCTTGCTGCTGAAAGCTGCACGGTTGTTCTGTGTCATCCAGGAAGAGCCCTGGGGTCTGCACATGGACACGGGCCCTGAGGCGTCCCTGTCCCgtccagcctccttcctctccctctatGCGTCCTCCTGTGACCGCGGGCATGGCCTCTCTTCCCGGGCCTGGGACTGCGGCACTGGCTGCTCCCCTGCCTGGAATCCTTTCCCACAGGTGTTATCTCTGCAGAGACCCTGCCCACCACCCTGCGCCGCACCCCACCCTCTGCTCACGCTGATTGGAGGTGCTTTCCCTGCACTGGTTGTCCTCAGAGCACCAGCCCCCATCTGGTGTGAAGCCCATGCTGCCCCAGGGCAGTGGGTCTGTCTGTTTCGGTGCATGGAGCCCTGTCTGGCACAGAGTGTGAACTCACATGACAACAAACTGAAACAGTAACTGAATGCAAATCGCTGCACATGTATCGCTTAGAAATGGGAGGAAATGAGGAAGAAACAGGTAAGGGGAGAGAGCTGGTAGGCACTAGAaaacttgctttttgcttctaagCCTTTCAGCAGAAGGTGATGTTACAtattttttgcatgaaatattaaaaattagaactaacatttttaatataaaaaacttTTCCTAACAGTCATATGAAATGAATCAAAGTCTGAGGCATTTTAATTGCAACCCAACTGACTTTGGACTGGATTGTACTCTGCTTCGGAGTCGGACCAGGGAGGCTCCCCAGGATGGAGTGGGGTGTTGGAAGAGGGGTGGCGCTCACCTCTCCCGGCCGCGAGCTCGCTCTTCCTGCTGCTGTCCTGCTTGATGCCGAGGTCCTGGCCATACTCGTCCCCGTACCAGACCAGCAGCTCACAGCCTGGCCTGACCACCTGGCAGGTTCGGTAGAAGATCTGCCCTTGATACTGCAAGGCCACCAGGTTCTGCTCCTCATCATCCCGGGCACAGTTCACATACCTGGGGTCGAGGCcgggaaagggaaagaaacctCAGGTGATGAGTCCCCTCCACTGTCGGGCCACGCCCAGCTCCTTGCCTTCAGGCCCTGAGGCCGCCATGGCTTCCACCGCCCCTCATAGGGACCTTCTGTTCACACCTTCGGCCAGGCCATGTGAATTCCCATTTCCAGATCCTGTTTCCAGTCCTCTTCCTGGCTGGAAtgcttttctctgctttcctAATTAGCCACTTTATAGAGCCCAGTTCCAGACTCGTCTCCACCTGGACTGTCTGTGGGGCTGGTGACCTCCAGCTCCTCTAAACTCTGAATTAAGTTCTCTTTCATTCCACAGGACTTGGTGCTCCTCTGCTAGCATGCAGCCCTCAGCACTCACCCCAGCCTGCCTTCTCTCCTGAGGCTTTCCTCCAATCTCCCCACGTGTATCCAGGGTCATattcacttgccctccccctcGCATGGAAACTTGGAGAGTGCTCTGACATAGCTTAAGACCCAGAAGAGTGATAGTTTATTCACTTTCTTCCTGCCCTGATGAAAGGCGCGGCCCTCAGAGAACGGCCCTGCTCACGGCCATCCTGCCCCCCATTCCTTCCGAGGCCTCAGGGCCCACTTCTCACTGGAACCGAGCCTGGGGAGGTTGTTGCCCACATGGACTCAAGGTCTCCTGTGTTAGGTTATCCTTGCGCTGTGCAGTTTCTCAAAGATAGAGAAATTATCTGTTCCTAAAATCAACTGGCTAGTGGCTGTCTGCAGTTGTTCTCCAAAAGGACATGGGATGTGTGATCTGCTTCAGTAATGAAGTTCACTGTCTAAACTGGAACACAAAATGCTTGGCAAGTGTCAGTTAAGTGAGTTAGAGTGTCCCTGGTGAATCTAGACCCCTCAAGTTGTTTTCAAGTCCCCCAGTTTTGTTCAGCATCTAGACTTGTATTTTGAGGGCACAATATAggctatatttttatttccttcaaatgTCTTCTGAAATGAAAGACCATGATACGGaggcaaaagaggaaagaagatgtGAAAGCTATTGAGGGAGACAGGTTGAGAAGGAAAGGGGTGGGGGCTTGAGGGAAGAGCGGCATCTACAAACTGCAGACTCACTGCGTGCACCTCATCCAGTCGGCCAAGGACGTGTCCTTTCCATCCACATACTGGTAGCAGTTTCTCCCTTTGGTGATCTGAGTGTCAGAAAAGAGATACaagctttcctctctcttttagTTTTTTTGGTAGGAAGTAATAGAAGAACTATTTCCCTCTGCAGTCATTGGCGCTCTTCAGCCTGCATGGATTCAACTGCCAGTTGGACCAAATGGTAAGCTGCTTAATCATCATTCCAAGTCTGAGTCTCCTGGTTCACTGAAGGCAAGGGCTCCACAAAGGAGGAGTCACCTCTGTGTGTGTACACTGTGGTCCCACCTCTCCTCTGACCTTTAGAGAGAGGTCCTGTGTGCCTGGACCAGTGTCTCCCACCTCTCCTCTGACCTTTAGACAGAGgtcctgtgtgtgtatacactgtgGTCCCACCTCTCCTCTGACCTTTAGACAGAGgtcctgtgtgtgtatacactgtgGTCCCACCTCTCCTCTGACCTTTAGACAGAGGTCCTGTGAGCCTGGACCAGTGTCTCCCACCTCTCCTCTGACCTTTAGAGAGAGGTCCTGTGTGCCTGGACCAGTGTCTCCCACCTCTCCTCTGACCTTTAGATGGAAGTCCTGTGTTCATGCCCAGTTCACGCAGTACACAGGACTGCCCGTGTCATTGCCGACCATGTCATCACCATCTGCATCCTTGCATGTAGACATGAAgtaccccccaccacacacaagcAATTCGAGGCCAGAGAACAGGGAAACAGGGGTGTTTCTCACCAGCCAGGAGTATCCACTGTTGGCGGCCTCTTCATCGTCTGTGATCTGGCCCTCATAGGGGCCAAAGTGCAGGCCCAGTGGCAGATCGGATGCCTCATTCCACACTCCAAGCCCAGCCTCAGGGATGCCCGACAGTCTGATACTTAACCCAGGGGGCAGAGTGAGGGCTGAGCGGTTGGCATGCCCCTTTTCCACTGCACAGTCCTTTACAAAGGTTGGGGGCCCGTGGGCAGCACAGCTGTCGATGAAGAAGTTCTGACACTCCTCACAATCTGGAGGTGAGAGCAACAGGGATGAGGGGAGGTATAGTGATGTTGCTGGTCGTAAAGACCTTCAGAAAGAACTGGGGCACTCACAGCATGTGGCCTCAATCCTGTACCCCAAGTCCTAGAGGAAGGGGATATTTGGGGGACCAAATGGTGAGGTGAGGTTATTGGACCAAGGCCTCGTAGCCCCTTCTCCGCGAGTGGGCCAGCAGGGGCACTCACAGAGGTAGTCGTCATCCTGCGGCTCGCTGACCTCTTGGTACACATGGCCCTTTCTTTCTCGTAGACTGTACCTCTTCACTCCAGTCTCCGTTCTTTTGCGTTCTAAGATGGAGAACAGAAGCTAAGCAAGGCTGGTAGGATTTGGAGAGTTAGTAGTCCCTGTTTTATTGGAAAGTGTGAGATCTCCTACCTGTTCATTTATACACTTTGTTAAAAGTtgtttacatgtatttttaaaacttttacttttgtaattttatgttttaatgttacatatttatgcatcttagttccccgatcaggaatggaacctgcaccccctgcagtggaagcaggagtcttaaccacttaacCACCGGAAGTCCCTTTTCTATACTTTGTTTCTTCCCCCTTTAACTCCTAGTTCAGGAGACTGAGGCTCCTCATTGACCACAGATGCCCAGTTCAGTGTTAGCTTCCTGCACTTTTCGTTAGTAGGTTTAACTTCCCACCTTCTTACTTAGGAAATAGTTCACTGACACATGTACTCAGAAAACATACGTTGAGGGCACATGACATGTAAGGCATTGAGCAGAGGTCTGGGCATAAACACTAACAAGGCATGGTCCCTGTCATCACAGCTGGATTTACTGAACTACTTATAGCTCAAAACAGTGTCAGCACTTTTGCATTTAATGTAAAGCTTTCAAACACTGTATGAGTTATGTATCCTTatcttcactttacagatgagcaatCAAGACCTCAGAAAATGTATAAGATTTTCCCAAGGCCCCATTGCTAACTTCATGTCTCAGATTGGTCCAGCTTAAACCCAAGCCTACCCAAAATTCACGCCACACACCTAGTCCATACTTACTAGCTTTTCTACAAGGATTAGAGGAACTAATTAGAGGAACTCCCCAAATTTTCTCTTAC is a window encoding:
- the LOC128053429 gene encoding histone-lysine N-methyltransferase PRDM9-like, whose product is MRPNRSPEESTEGDAGRTEWKPTAKDAFKDISVYFSKEEWEEMGEWEKIRYRNVKRNYEALIAIGFRATRPAFMHHRRQVIKLQVDDTEDSDEEWTPRQQGKPSSMAFRVKHNKHQKAMSRAPLSMESSLKELPGAAKLLKTSGSKQAQKPVPPPRKARIPGQHPRQKVERKRTETGVKRYSLRERKGHVYQEVSEPQDDDYLYCEECQNFFIDSCAAHGPPTFVKDCAVEKGHANRSALTLPPGLSIRLSGIPEAGLGVWNEASDLPLGLHFGPYEGQITDDEEAANSGYSWLITKGRNCYQYVDGKDTSLADWMRYVNCARDDEEQNLVALQYQGQIFYRTCQVVRPGCELLVWYGDEYGQDLGIKQDSSRKSELAAGREPKPEIHPCAFCSLAFSSQKFLSQHIQRSHPSQTLLRPSARDHLQPEDPCPGNQNQQQRYSDPHSPSDKPEGHGAKDRPQPLLKSIRLKRISRASSYSPRGQMRASRVHERITEEPSTSQKLNPEDTGKLLMGAGVSGIIKVKYTECGQGSKDRSSLITNQRTHTGEKPYVCRECGRSFSDKSNLIRHQRTHTGEKPYVCRECGRSFSQKSVLIRHQRTHTGEKPYVCRECGQSFSVKSNLITHQRTHTGEKPYVCRECGRSFSVKSHLIRHQRTHMGEKPNECHLCGKAFVHCSDLRQHERTHFGEKPYGCHLCGKTFSKASYLRQHERTHNGEKPYGCHLCGKAFTHCSHLRKHERTHTGEKPYECHLCGKAFTESSVLRRHERTHTGEKPYECHLCWKAFTDSSVLKRHERTHTGEKPYECHLCGKTFNHSSVLRRHERTHTGEKPYECNICGKAFNRSYNFRLHKRIHTGEKPYKCYLCGKAFSKYFNLRQHERTHAVKVINEDSPPTPSKYKHS